The DNA sequence TCCGCCAGATCCTCGGCGAAGTGGTCTCCTCGATGGCGAGGACCCGCAACCCGTACCGCGAGGGGGTCAAGAACCTGCGCGGTGGCGCCTACGACCCGATGGCCCCGGACAACCTCACCCGGTGGCGGACCGACTCGGTGGCCCGGTTGGGTGAGGAGGCGCAGCGGCTCGGCGCGAACGCGGTGATCGGCATGCGTTTCGACAGCCGCGACTGCGGTGAGATGTGGATGGAGATCTGCGCCTACGGCACGGCGGTGATCGTCGCGCCGAAGACACCCGACGTCATGCCACCCGACCAGCCGATGATCGCTGCCGAAACGGCCCACGACCCGGAGATCGCCAGCGCCCCCGGCGGCATCGCCGAGCCGGCCAGCGCCCCCAACCTGTCCACGGCCGCCGAAACCCCCACCGGCCCCTGACCCAGCGTCTCGGCGCCGTCTTGTCGCTGCTGATTCACGGAAAGTGCGGCCATCGAGCGCGAAATAGCCGCACTTTCCGTGAATCAGCGGGCACCGGAGAGATCGGTCAGAGGATGGGAGGCGGGGAGTAGGCGGCGGCCTCGGGGTGGGACTGGACGATCTTGGTAACGCGGGCGACCAGGTGGGACACCTGGGTCTCCGCCGCGCCGGTGAACGTGTTGCGGTCGGCGACCAGCGCGTCGATGTCGGCCCGGGTCAGGTTCAGGCGGCCGTCGGCGGCCAGGCGGTCGAACAGGTCGTTCCCGGCCGCGCCCTGCTCCCGCATGGCCAGCGCCACGGCCACCGCGTGCTCCTTGATGACCTCGTGCGCGACCTCCCGGCCGACGCCCCGACGCACGGCGGCGACCAGGATCTTCGTGGTGGCCAGGAACGGCAGGAAGCGCTCCAGCTCCCGGTTGATCACCGCCGGGTACGGGCCGAACTCGTCCAGCACCGTCAGGAACGTCTGGAACAGGCCGTCGGCGGCGAAGAACGCGTCCGGCAACGCCACCCGCCGCACCACCGAACAGGAGACGTCCCCCTCGTTCCACTGGTCGCCGGCCAGCTCGCCGACCATCGACAGGTAACCCCGGATGATCACGGCGAAGCCGTTCACCCGCTCCGAGGAGCGGGTGTTCATCTTGTGCGGCATCGCGCTGGAGCCGACCTGCCCCGGCTTGAAGCCCTCGGTGACCAGCTCCTGCCCCACCATCAGCCGGATGGTGGTGGCCAGCGACGACGGCGCGGCGGCCACCTGCGCCAGCGCGGAGAGCACGTCGAAGTCCAGCGAGCGCGGGTAGACCTGCCCGACGCTGTCCAGCACCCGGGCGAACCCCAGGTGCCCGGCCACCCGGCGCTCCAACTCGGCCACCCGGTCGGCGTCACCGTCGAACAGGTCGAGCTGGTCGGCGGCGGTGCCCACCGGCCCCTTGATCCCGCGCAGCGGGTAGCGGCCGATCAGGTCCTCCAGCCGCTCGTACGCGATCAGCAGCTCCTCCGCGGCCGACGCGAAGCGCTTGCCCAGCGTGGTGGCCTGCGCCGCGACGTTGTGCGAGCGGCCGGTCATCACCAGGCCGGAGTATTCGCCCGCGTGCCAGGCCAGCCGCGCCAGCGTGGCGACCACCCGGTCCCGGACCAGCTCCAACGACGCGCGGATCTGGAGCTGCTCGACGTTCTCGGTGAGGTCCCGGGAAGTCATCCCCTTATGCACGTGCTCGTGCCCGGCGAGCGCGCTGAACTCCTCGATCCGGGCCTTCACGTCGTGCCGGGTGACCCGCTCGCGCGCCGCGATCGAGGCCAGGTCGACGTCCTCCAGCACCCGCTCGTACGCCTCGACCACCCCGTCCGGCACCGGCACGCCGAGGTCCCGCTGGGCCCGGAGCACCGCCAGCCAGAGCCGGCGCTCCATCCGCACCTTCTCCTCCGGCGACCAGAGGGCGACCAGCTCGGGCGAGGCGTAACGGTTGGCGAGCACGTTCGGGATCGTCGTCACGTACCTCATTCTCCCGTACCCGCCCGCGGCGCTCCCGGCCGCACCGCCCCCCACCGGTGCCGGCCGACCGCCGACCGGGGGACTGGCTAAGGTGATCATCCTGCTCAATCGACTGACGGGAATGGGGAAGAGTGTCCAGACCTACCGGCAAGGTCGCCCTGGTCACCGGCGGAAGTCGCGGCATCGGCGCCGCCGTCGTACGCCGCCTGGCCGAAGACGGCGCACACGTCGCGTTCACCTACCGCACGGCGGCGGACAGCGCGAAGGCAGTGGTCGCCGACGTCGAGGCGTACGGCCGCACCGGCCTGGCGATTCAGGCCGACAGCAGCGACGCCGCGGCGGTGATCGGGGCGGTCGAGCGGACCGTCGCCGAGCTGGGTCGGCTGGACATCCTGGTCAACAACGCCGGGGTGTTCGCGGCTGCCCCGATCGAGGAGGTCGGGCTCGACTACCTCGACCGGGCCATCGCCGTGCACGTCCGAGGGGTCTTCCTGGCCACCCAGGCGGCGGTACGCCACATGGGCACCGGCGGGCGGATCATCAACATCGGCAGCAGCTTCGCCAGCCGCGTCCCGGCTGCCGGCGTAAGCGTCTACACCATGACCAAGAGCGCGGTCAACGGCCTGACCAGGGCACTCGCCCGGGAACTCGGCCCGCGCGGGATCACCGTCAACCTCCTGCTGCCCGGTTCCACCGACACCGACATGAATCCGGCGGACAGTGTCGGCGCCGAAGCGCAGCGGGCGCACATCGCCCTCGGCCGGTACGGGACGCCGGAGGATGTGGCGGCGACGGTCAGCCACCTGGTGGGCGACGGCGGGCGGCACATCACCGGCGCGTCGATCGCCATCGACGGCGGTACCACCGCCTGACCGGGAAGCCCGGGGCAGCGGTCGCGGTTGGCGACCGCTGCCCGCCGGCCGCGCAGCCGGCGATCAGGCCGTCCCGGGCGGTCGTTCCGGCGGGATGTCGACGATGCGACAGTCACGCTACGGCGCGAATTCCACGGATATGCTGTCCGCCCTCCGTCAATGATCCTCGATCCGGGAAGGCGTCCCCGATGTCCCAACCCGTACCCGATGTCGACACGCTGCCCTTCCTGGTGTCCGTGGAAGTGGCGGACGACCCGGACACCATGGGGTTGTTCCGCAAGGGCGAACGGGAGGTGGCGGTCCGGCACATCCCGATCGCCGTACTCCGGGAGAGCGTCCGGCACACGGTGGCCGCGCTGCGCACGGTCTTCGACGAGGTGGCCGAGGAAACCGGGCGGCTCCGGCTCGCCGAGGCGCAGTTCAGCTTCGAGGTGTCGGCCAAGGGCGGCCTGAACCTGGTCGGTACGACCGAGATCGGCTCCAAGGGCACGGTCACGCTGACGTTCCGGGAGTAGCCGTCGTGGCCACCTTCCGTGCTCTCCTGCTCGGCGTCGCGGAGTACGACGACCCGCAGATCCTGCCGCTGCCGTTCGTCACGAACGACATCGGCGCACTGAGCGTGGCCCTGGAGGAGACCGGATACCGGGTCCGGACCCTCGACAACGGCCGACTCAGCCGGCCGAAGATCTGCGCCGAGGTGGGACAGTTCCTCGGCGACGCCCGCCCGAACGACAACCTGCTCGTCTACCTCAGCGGGCACGGCGCCCACACCGAGGGCGTCGACTACCTGGTGCCGTCCGAGGCCGACCTGCGGATCCCGCTGCGGGAGTCGATGGTCCCGCTCACCTACTGGGCCGGCGCGCTGGAGCGCAGCCGCGCCGGGCAGGTGCTCTTCGTGGTGGACGCCTGCCGGGAGGGGTTCGACCAGGAGGCCATGGCGCTGGAGCTGAGGAAGTGGAGCACCGGGCGGATCAGCCACGTGGGGCAGCAGCGGATCGCCTACCTGTTCGCCTGCGGCCCCGGGGAGAAGGCGCAGTTCGTCCCCGGCGCCGGTGACTCCTTCAGCGTCTTCTCCCGGGCGTTGCAGCAGGTTCTGGCCGGCGGTGAGGCGGGCCGCAGCCTGGAAGACCTCGTGACCGCGGTCAACGAGCAGATGAGGGAGCTGGCGGCGGCCTTCGACCGGCGGGTCCAGACCGCGCACGCCCATCCGGACGCTTCCGGGATATCCCCCTTCCCGATCTCGTCGCGCCGGTCGACGCAACGCTCGTTCGACTGGGTGGCCCAGGCACAGGCCCACCGGGCCTGGGACCTGGTCGCGCCGTCGCTGGCCAGCGAGGAGCTCCGGTCCTCCACCATCAGCCTGGTCGAGCACGTGGTGCGCCTGCGCCGGGACGCCGCACGGGAGTTGACGGGCGACCCGTGGCACGAGCCGGATCTCGCGACGCGCATCAGTCGGCGGGTCGAGTTCCTGACGAACCTCGTCGCGTTTCCCGCCGCGACCTCGGCGGGCGAGCTGCGCCTGTCCGCGGCCGAGGCCGCGCTGCTGGTCGCCGGCCCCTATCTGTACGACACGTTGTGGACGCTGCGCGCCGCCCGCGCCACCCGTGTCGATCCGGCCAACTGGCACCCACCGGAGCAGCCCGACCCCGAGAGTGACTCCTACCGGCGTTTCGCGCAGAGCTTCCCGCGGCTGTGGCGCCGGCTGAACGGCCAGGCACAGAACTCGGACGTCGCCGGTCAGATCGGGTGGTGGCTGCTGCATCGCTGGATCGCCCGGCAGTCGCTGACCCGGTCCGACGGGGACGTCGCGGAGCTGATACCGCTCGGGGTCGCGTCGCTGTACCTGTCCGCGCGGGTCTTCGAGCAGCCCCGGGTGACCGAACTGATCAGGAGCCTGCGCGGTGGTCCGGGCTTCCTCACCCGTACCGACCGACCCGGGCGGTTGCAGAGCCGCTGCACGGTCGGCGCGGGAACGGCCGAGGAACAACCGGTACGGGAGCGTCTGGTCGCCTATCTCCTGGCCGCGGGACGCGCCATGGCCATCGAGGCCGCCGCGCTCCCGGAGGTCGTCGTCGAGCACATGGGGATCAGCGATCCGGTGTCGCCGGACGAGCTGCACGCCTCCATCGACTCGGTGGACTGGGAGTCGCGCGGACCGGTGCGGGTGCTGCGCACCACCTGCGCCCACCCGGCCATCGAGATCGCCCTGCGGGCGCACGTCGAGTTCTTCGACGCGCTCCTGGTCGAGATCCAGGACGCCGCCGCCGAGGACGCTCATCTCCATCCGCTCTCGGCCCTGCCGGCGCACGCCTCGGCGGACCAGGTGCGCCCGAGCGAGGGGCCGGACGGGCGGGCCTACCAGTCCGCCGGGGTGCGGTTCCACCTCGCCGAGGACCGGATCCAGGAACTGCTCATGGGTGAGCAGCTCTACGGCGATCCGCTGCTGGCCATCCGGGAGCTGTACCAGAACGCGCTCGACGCGTGCCGGTACCGCTCCGCCCGGAACGAGTACCTGAACCGCACCGGCCGGACCACACCCGCGTGGGAGGGCAGGATCGACTTCGTCCAGGGCAGGGACGAGCGGGGACGCCCGTATCTGGAATGCGTCGACAACGGCGTGGGCATGGGGGTCCGGGAGCTGACCGACGTCTTCTCACAGGCCGGGACCCGCTTCGTCGAGACGTCCGAGTTCGTGGAGGAGCAGTCGCGGTGGGCACGGCTGGAGCCGCCGATCGACCTGTTCCCCAACAGTCGCTTCGGGGTCGGCGTGTTGAGCTACTTCATGCTCGCCGACGAGATCACCGTGGAGACCTGCCGATTCGGCCAGGAGGGGCGGCCCGGTAGCCGTCTCTGGGTGTCGATCGCCGGGCCGGGCAACCTGTTCCGGATCCGGGAGACCGGGCCGGGACAGGACGCCGGCACGAGAGTCCGGCTCTATCTCCGGAAGGACACCGAGAAGCTCTCCAGCTCGGACTTCCTGCGTCGGCTCCTCTGGGTGGCGGAGTTCCGGACCACCGTGACGTACGACGGCGAGACCGCCGTGTGGGAACCTCGCCGCCTGTCGACCATCGCTCCGTTGGGGACCGACCCGTTGGGGGCGGGCGAGGAGTCCGGCCGGTCGCGCAAGGCTCCGGTCGTGGTCAGCTCGGAGCCTCATCCGGTGTGGTGGTGCGACCGTTCCGGCGCCGTCCTGGTGGACGGCATCTGGCTCCAGGAAGCGGACTTCAACGCGGTGGTCAACCTGTACGGCCGGCGGGCCCCACGGCTCTCGGTCAATCGGACCCAGATGCTCGACGACGAGTCGAAGGAGGTGACCGCTCTCCTCCAGGAGGCCGCCGAGGCCGCGGGCGCCCCGGGCAGCCCGCTGTTCGCCCATGAGTGGATCTCGGATCTCGCCACGCGTCAGCCCGTGGTGGCGGACTCGGTGTTCGAGCTGGCGCTCCGGGCGGGCCGGACCTCCTGGCCCACCGGCAGCCTGGCGGACGAACTGCTCACCGTCGGCTGCTATCCGCCCGACGCGACCCTGATGGCGCTGGCCGTCGACACGGTCGATCCGGGACGTGACTCGTCGGACCGGCCGTTCCGGGAGGTGGTGGACCTCAACCATCCGGTCGGGACCTGGCGTCTGGTGGCGTGGATCGCCGCCGGTCTCCACGGCCCCGAGCTGGCGGTGACCGAGGGGCGCATCATCCGGGCACGGCCCAGCGACTCGATGCTCACCCGGGTCGACGGTGCCGGTCGTTCCTGGATCGATCCGGCCCAGCCGGTGCCGATCGGTCACCTCATCCACACGGCCACGAACCGCGGCCCCTCCATTCAGATGGTTGTCGACCGGCTCGTCGAGCTCGGCTATCCGGCGCCTCGGCATGAACTGCCCGACCCGACGAGCCCCACCGACCGGCTGCTGCTGAGTCGCGACCTCGACGGCAGGGGACCGTGGTTGCACCAGGCCGACGAGGTGCCGGTCCCTCAGCTCGTGACAGCGGCGGCGAGGGCGGGCATCGCCACGGAACTCGCCGCGGACCGGTTCCGCCGGCTCGGCTTCACCGTACGCGACGCGCCGCCGGGCGGCCTGGCACATGTCGATCTTCTCGTGGCGAGCGTGCAGTTGGACGGCCGGCGTCCGTGGTTCCGGCCCAGCCAGGCCGTCTCGGGTGGGCATGTCGTCGTCGCCGCGTTCGTGGCCGGCATCTCGGCCGAGGAGGTCGTCGACCGGCTACGCCGGCTCGGCTACGTCGCGGCGGTCCCGCCTCGTGGTGACCTACCCGCCGAGGTGGACATCAAGCTGCTCTGGGGGCTCGACGAGCTGCCGGAGATCCTGAGCGAGTCGACGGCGACGCGCTCGGCTCTCGCTGTCGACCTTCGCAACCGCCGCTACAACACCTCCGGCAACGACGGCGTGCTGGACGCGTCGGAGCCGGTCTCCCCGCACACGCTCGTCGCGGCGGCCAGACGCAGCGGGCTGGGCCCGGACCAGGCCGCCGCACGGCTTCGGCAGCTGGGTTACCAGCTCCTCGGGCAGGATTTTCCGGACACCGTCGCCGAGAACGATCTCGTGCTCCTCAGCCGGGACCTGGACGGTCGGCAACCGTGGCTGGACCCGGGCACCACCGTCTCGCCCTCCCATCTGGTCGCCGCGGCGCGCGAACTGGAGCTGACCCCCACCCAGGTCGCGTCCCGGCTCGAGAAATACGGCTACGCCATCCCGGCGCTGTCGCTCCCGGACATCGTCACCTTCACGGATGTCGGGCTGCTCAGTCGGGACCTGGACGGCGACACGCCGTGGCTGGACGGAGTCAGGATCATCCCCCCGGGGCACGTCCTGCTCGGCGCGAAACGCACCGGCCTCACCCACGCCCAGGTGCACGAACGGCTCCGGCGCTTCGGCCTCACCACGATGCCCGACCTACCGCCCGACGACGTGACCTCCGCAGACCTGATCATTCTCAGCCTGCAACTGGACGGCGAGCACCCCTGGCTCGACGTGGAGCGGCCCACGCCGGTCGGCCACCTGGTCGCCGCGGCGCACCGGACCGGTCTCACCCCGGCCCGGGTGGCGGACCGGCTCCGGGAGTTCGGCCACCCGACGCCCGGACACTCCCTGCCCGACTACGTCACGGCCGAGGACGTCACGCTCGTCAGCCGCTCGCTCGACGGCCGGGGCCCGTGGGTGGACCCGGCCGACGCGCTCTCCCTCGGACGCCTCGTGGTGGCCGCCCACGTCACCGGGCTCGGTCCGGCGCGGGTGTCGCGGCGACTCGAAGAACTCGGTTTCCAGGGCTTCGACGAGTGCCGCATCGCACCTTCGGTCGGTCTGCCCGAGGGCGCGGTCATCCGACTCGTCCCACCGGAGGCGCCGCCGCCCCGTGCCTGAGGGGCTCCGGCGTGCCTCCTTCTGGAACGCTACGGTCCTTCGCGGTGGCCTCACGAGAGCCACCCCGGCCCGGATAACCGGGCCGGGGCAGGCTGGTCGACTACAGCCGGATCGTCGGGTCCAGCGCGACGCCGATCATCTCCTCGGCCGTCAGCAGGTGCCGGTCGGTGGCCGGGTGCGTCTGGACCTGCACCCAGGTCCCGTCCGTGCGCACGACGGTCACGAACCGTTCGACGATCCGGACGGCGGGGCCCGGCACGGTGCGCCGGCCCTCGAAGTCCGCCACGACCACCCGCTCGCCGTCCGGGCCGGTGAAGGATCGGCACTTCAGCGAGCCAGGGGTGCAGCGCTGGGGACCGGCGGTCTGGCCGGGTCGGGGTCGACCCACGAAGACGCCCAGGTAGGAGCGGACGTCGCCGCGCGCCGCCACGCCGACCCCGAACCAGCCGGTCATGGACTCCCACTGGAACGGCTGCACCGACCACTGGGGCGTGTCGGTGAGCGGGCCGCCCCAGGTGGCCTGGTCGGTGACCGGACCGGCACCGCGTACCCACCGCAGGTCCGGCGCCTCCCGGTCGAGCGCGGCCAGCATCGCGGAGCGGAGGTGCTCCGCGGGGTCCACCGCCGTGGCGGACGCCGCCGAGTAGGCGGGGGCGGGCCCGGCGGCCGAGCCCGGTCCGACCAGTGTGCCGGCGCCGAGCGCCAGCGCCAGCACCGCGGTCGCCGCCGAGGCCGTGTACGCGGTGGTGCGCCGTCGGCGCCGTCGGCCCTCCCGGGTCACCAGGGCATCGACGTCCACGGCCGTCGGTGGTGCCGCGCCGATCGCCTCGTCGAAGATCTGCCGGTACGTCATCTCTGCCTCCCGCTCTCCACTGCCGAGTCCGGTGAGGCGAGCAGGCGGAGCGTCTCCAACGCCCGGGCGGCCTGACTCTTCACGGTCCCGCTGCTGATGCCGAGCACCTGGGCGGTCTCCTCGACCGAGAGGTCGCAGTAGAACCGGAGCACCACCACCGCGCGTCGCCGGGGGGCGAGCCGCCCGAGCAGGTCGAGCAGCACCTCCCGCTCACCGACGTCCGGCTCCCCGGCGGCCAGGTCCGCCCGGTCCGGCACGTCGTCGGTGCTGCGTTCGCGCCGCCACGGCCGTCGCCGCTCGTCCAGCCAGGCGTTGGTGAGCATCCCCCGGACGTACGCGTCGAGGTTGTCCGCGTCGCGGGCCCGCCGCCAGCTCCGGTAGAGCTTGCTCAATGTGATCGACACCAGGTCGTCCGCCGTGTGCCAGTCCCGGCAGAGCAGGTACGCGGTACGGCGTAACGGCTCCAGCCGAGCGGACACGTAGTCGCGGAACTCGTCGTCGCGCCCGGTCACGGAACAGCACCCGTCGCTCGCCTCATGCCCAGGGGACGGAAGCCGGGACCGATCAGGTTGCCCGCCTCACGGATACCGCGTCGATGCGCCCCGGTCGGCTCACGGAGCGGGGCGGCCGGTGAGCGCGCGCCAGAGCCCGTCGCCCGCCTCCTCCTCGGTGTCGAAGCGCTGCCGGACGTCGTACGTCCCGCGCTCGTAGGCGCCGATCTCCCAGCCGCCGGCGCGGGCCCGGCGGAGGAACCAGAAGTCGGGCGGGACCGGCACGTGTTCGTGCACGCCCTCCAGTGCGAACGCGTCCGGGGACAGCCCGGCCGCCAGCAACGCGGCGCGTACCTGGTGCCGGTTCACGCCCGACCTCCCGTCTCGTCCAAGAGCTGGCCGGGGCCTGCGCTCACTCCCCGGCGGTCAGATCCTCTTCCGCCAGGAACCCGTTGTCGAGCAGCCACTGCACGGTCAGCGTGGCCCCGGCCTGCGGCAGGTACGCGGGGTTGAGCTGGAACTGGGTGCCCATGCCGGGCTGGGCGAACCACGACGCGATCGGGCCGGAGTCGACGGTGAACGGCTTGACCACGCAGTAGACGTGGTAGTTGGCGAGCGGCGCGTTCGCCGGGGTGTTCAGGCTCTGCGGGGTCAGCGCGCGCGAGCTGAACGGCGTGCCGAGCGGGGCGAGGAACGCGCCGCCGGAGAAGCCGAAGCGGTCGAGCCGGTAGCCGGCCAGCAGCGTCTGCGCCTGCTTGATCGGCCGGCCGTCGGGGGCGATGACGAATCCGCTGGCCGGCGGGTAGACGTACGTCGCCGGGTTCCCGGTGGTGTACTGCGCCAGGAACTGACTCTCGGTCAGCGCCCCGAACCGCTGGTAGCCGGCGAGCAGCGGCCCGACCGGCGAGGCGGTGGGCAGCTCGGCCGGGCCGAGCATCGGGTTGTTGTCGTAGAACTCGGTGGTCGGCGGCGCGATGGGCGGGGTGCCGGGGCGGCAGAGGTTCGGCGTGGGCGTGGGCGGAGGTTGCGGCCGGCCGGAGTCGGCCGCGTCGCCGGCCGGGGGAAGGGCGACCGTCCGGGCGGCCGGCGTGGTGGCGGCGGTCGCGCCGACCGGCTGGGCGGCACCGGGTACGAGGACGAATGCCGCGCCGGAGACGAGGGCGAGCAACCAACGGCGTTTTTTCACCGAAAACCTCCATTTTTGGATGGATCAGTGCAATCCATCCTGGGAGGTTCTCGGCAGTAAGATGAGCTTTCGTCCGGTTCGCTACCTGATCGGGCTATCGCCCGCCTGCCGCGCTTCTCGGCCGGTCACCCCCGACGCCCACCCGGCGAGAACCGGGCGGGCGTCGCCCGTTCAGCGCTCCAGGATCGCGGTCACGCCCTGCCCGCCGGCCGCGCAGACGGAGATCAGGCCGCGCCCGCTCCCCTTGCGGTCGAGCAGCTTGGCCAGCGTGGCGATGATCCGGCCGCCGGTGGCCGCGAACGGGTGACCGGCGGCCAGCGACGAGCCGGCGACGTTCATCCGGTCCCGGTCGATCGGGCCGAGCGGCGCGTCCAGGCCCAGCCGTTCCTTGCAGAACTCCGGCGACTCCCAGACGGCCAGTGTGGCCAGCACCTGCGAGGCGAACGCCTCGTGGATCTCGTAGAAGTCGAAGTCCTGGAGCGTGAGCCCGGCCCGCGACAGCATCCGGGGCACCGCGTACGCGGGCGCCATCAGCAGCCCCTCGTCGCCGTGCACGAAGTCGACGGCGGCCGTCTCGGACCAGGAGAACCAGGCGAGCACCGGCAGGTTGTGCGCCCGCGCCCACTCCTCGGAGGCCAGCAGCACCGTCGACGCGCCGTCGGTGAGCGGCGAGGAGTTGCCGGCGGTCATGGTCGCCCGGTCGACGTCCGGGCCGGTGACACCGAAGATCGGCTTGAGCGAGCCGAGCTTCTCCAACGAGGTGTCCGGGCGGAGGTTCTGGTCGCGGGTCAGCCCCAGGTAGGGGGTCATCAGGTCGTCGAAGAACCCCTCCTCGTACGCGGTCGCGAGCCGCTGGTGCGAGCGGAGCGCCAGCTCGTCCTGGGCGGCCCGGTCGATGTTCCAGCGCAGCGCGGTCCGGGCGGCGTGCTCCCCCATGGACAGCCCGGTACGCGGCTCGGCGTTGCGCGGGATCTCCGGCTTGAACGGTTGGAGCGGGCGCAGCTTCGCGGCCAGCCTGAGCCGCTCGCCGAGGGTCCGGGCGGAGTTGAGCTGGATCAGCGTGCGGCGCAGGTCCTCGTTGACCGCCAGCGGCGCGTCCGAGGTGGTGTCCACGCCACCGGCGACGCCGACGTCGATCTGCCCGAGGGCGATCTTGTTGGCGACACCGATGGCGGCTTCCAGCCCGGTGCCGCAGGCCTGCTGGACGTCGTACGCCGGGGTGTGCGGGTCGAGCCGGGAGCCGAGCACGACCTCGCGGGTGAGGTTGAAGTCCCGGGAGTGCTTCAACACGGCGCCGGCCGCCACCTCGCCGAGCCGCTCGCCGGCCAGCCCGAACCGGGCGACCAGCCCGTCGAGCGCCGCGCCGAGCATGTCGGCGTTGGACGCGTGCGCGTAGCGCGAGTTGGACCGGGCGAAGGGGATGCGGTTGCCGCCGACCACCGCGACCCGCCGGACACTCTGCACGATCGGCCTCCTCGAAGCTGTCGCCGAACCCTACTCACCAGTAGGCTACGCCTATGACCGACAGGTACGCGAGCTTCGTCCAGACGGGGGCCGGTCGCGCGCTGGTCAAGCGCCTCGGGCTGCCCGACCCGCCCCGACTGCGCCGGCACACGCCGGGCGACCCGCTCGTCCCCGGGCCGGTCCTGCTCGGCTCCTCGACCGGCGGCCAGCTCGTCGAGCCGGTCCGCCAGCGCCTGACCGCCGCCGGGGTCGAGCTGGCCGACCCGGCCGCCACCGCCGCCGGCAGCCGCTTCGCCGCCCTGGTGTACGACGCCAGCGGCGTCGCCGACTCCACCGGGCTTCGCCAGCTCTACGACTTCTTCCACCCGCAGGCCCGGTCGCTGCTGCCCAGCGGTCGGGTGATCGTGCTGGGCACGCCGCCGGCCGAGTGCGACTCGCCCCGGGAGGCGACCGCCCAGCGCGCGCTGGAGGGGCTGACCCGCAGCATCGGCAAGGAGTTCGGCCGGGGCGTCACCGCCCAGCTCGTGTACGTCACCCGGCACCGCGATCCCAGCACCCC is a window from the Micromonospora sp. DSM 45708 genome containing:
- a CDS encoding acetyl-CoA C-acetyltransferase, with amino-acid sequence MQSVRRVAVVGGNRIPFARSNSRYAHASNADMLGAALDGLVARFGLAGERLGEVAAGAVLKHSRDFNLTREVVLGSRLDPHTPAYDVQQACGTGLEAAIGVANKIALGQIDVGVAGGVDTTSDAPLAVNEDLRRTLIQLNSARTLGERLRLAAKLRPLQPFKPEIPRNAEPRTGLSMGEHAARTALRWNIDRAAQDELALRSHQRLATAYEEGFFDDLMTPYLGLTRDQNLRPDTSLEKLGSLKPIFGVTGPDVDRATMTAGNSSPLTDGASTVLLASEEWARAHNLPVLAWFSWSETAAVDFVHGDEGLLMAPAYAVPRMLSRAGLTLQDFDFYEIHEAFASQVLATLAVWESPEFCKERLGLDAPLGPIDRDRMNVAGSSLAAGHPFAATGGRIIATLAKLLDRKGSGRGLISVCAAGGQGVTAILER